A genomic segment from Thermodesulfobacteriota bacterium encodes:
- the polA gene encoding DNA polymerase I, whose product MPKKRIVYLIDGTAYIHRGYHAVRSLSNSRGLPTNAAFSFTRMLIKFMKERQPQYAVVLFDARGPTFRHDIYKEYKANRAAMPEDMAVQIPYIKKIVEGFRIPMLEMPGFEADDLIGTLARQAVAAGFEVVIVSGDKDFAQLVTDHVTIWDPLKEISVDAEAVKKKLGIEPSQVIDAMALSGDTSDNVPGVPGIGEKTALGLIQEFGSLDSIYSRVDEITKKKQKENLISFKDQAYLSRQLVTIDTAAPVTYDAKAFMVAEPDNNALSDLFGELEFAALQKEFPRESDLSGKQYTAILRVEDLDRLTDRLGRAPAFSLDTETTGLDTMTVRLVGLSFSLKADEAFYIPVGHDYDGAPEQLDLETIAARLRPALENPNILKVGQNIKYDLTILARYGLTVRGPMFDTMVAAYLLNPARRGYGLDQLALDYLDHRMISYAEVTGTGRDAICFSKVAIDKAATYSGEDADITFCVYRLLSERLQEAGLTELFEKIEMPLVPVLTAMEMRGVLVDPEALLALSKQFEGQLEQLEKEIYGLAGEAFNINSPQQLGVILFEKLKLPTQKKTKKKTGYSTDADVLETLAEHHELPAALLRHRTLSKLKSTYADALFGLINPDTGRIHTSFNQTATATGRLSSTEPNLQNIPIRTEEGRLIRRAFIPRPGWEFISADYSQIELRILAHYSQDPILIEAFEKDEDIHTRTASEVFQVFPEMITEDVRRQAKAINFGIVYGISAFGLSRDLGISQKMAKNYIDSYLDRYRGVRQFMDGAIESARKNKQTRTLFGRIRHLPDIDNSNFAVRGFAERAAINTPIQGTAADIIKLAMIAVEKELTRRKLAAAMLLSVHDELVLESPPEEIDTVISLVRDIMEHVCDLAVHLKVNIATGRNWADAH is encoded by the coding sequence ATGCCAAAAAAACGTATTGTTTACCTGATCGACGGCACTGCCTATATTCACCGCGGGTATCATGCCGTGCGCAGCCTGTCCAATTCCCGGGGGCTGCCCACCAACGCGGCTTTTTCTTTTACCCGCATGCTGATCAAGTTCATGAAGGAACGGCAGCCGCAGTATGCCGTGGTCCTGTTTGACGCCCGGGGCCCGACGTTCCGTCATGACATCTATAAGGAATACAAGGCCAACCGGGCGGCCATGCCCGAGGACATGGCCGTGCAGATTCCCTATATCAAAAAGATCGTGGAAGGTTTCCGCATTCCCATGCTGGAGATGCCGGGATTTGAAGCCGACGACCTCATCGGCACCCTGGCCCGGCAGGCGGTGGCGGCCGGGTTTGAGGTGGTCATCGTCTCCGGGGATAAGGATTTCGCCCAGCTGGTCACCGACCATGTCACCATCTGGGATCCCCTCAAAGAGATCAGCGTCGATGCGGAGGCCGTGAAAAAGAAACTCGGCATCGAGCCATCCCAGGTCATCGACGCCATGGCCCTGTCCGGGGACACCTCCGACAATGTCCCCGGCGTACCGGGCATTGGTGAGAAAACGGCTCTGGGCCTGATCCAGGAATTCGGCTCCCTGGACAGTATTTATAGCCGGGTGGACGAGATCACGAAAAAGAAACAAAAGGAAAACCTGATCAGTTTCAAGGATCAGGCTTATTTGAGCCGGCAACTGGTGACCATCGACACCGCCGCGCCGGTGACCTATGACGCCAAAGCGTTCATGGTGGCCGAACCGGACAACAATGCTCTGTCGGACCTGTTCGGCGAACTGGAGTTTGCCGCCCTGCAGAAGGAGTTCCCCCGGGAGAGCGACCTTTCGGGCAAGCAATACACCGCGATTCTGAGAGTGGAAGACCTGGACCGGCTGACGGACCGCCTGGGCCGGGCCCCCGCCTTTTCCCTGGACACGGAGACCACCGGCCTTGACACCATGACCGTCCGGCTGGTGGGCCTGTCGTTTTCCCTGAAAGCGGATGAGGCTTTTTATATTCCGGTGGGCCATGATTATGACGGCGCGCCAGAACAGCTTGACCTTGAAACAATTGCCGCCCGGCTGCGGCCGGCGCTGGAAAATCCGAATATTCTGAAGGTCGGTCAGAACATCAAATATGACCTGACGATTCTGGCCCGGTACGGCCTGACTGTCCGGGGCCCCATGTTCGACACCATGGTGGCGGCTTACCTCCTCAATCCCGCCCGTCGGGGATACGGCCTGGATCAACTCGCCCTGGATTACCTGGACCACCGCATGATCTCTTATGCGGAGGTGACCGGCACCGGCCGGGACGCGATCTGCTTTTCCAAAGTCGCCATCGATAAGGCCGCGACCTATTCCGGCGAGGACGCGGACATCACCTTCTGCGTCTATCGGCTGCTATCGGAAAGACTTCAGGAAGCCGGCCTGACCGAATTGTTCGAAAAGATTGAAATGCCCCTGGTGCCGGTGCTGACGGCCATGGAGATGCGCGGTGTCCTGGTCGATCCGGAGGCCCTGCTGGCCCTGTCCAAGCAGTTCGAGGGACAGCTGGAACAGCTGGAAAAGGAGATCTACGGTCTGGCCGGGGAAGCGTTCAACATCAACTCCCCCCAGCAACTGGGGGTGATCCTGTTTGAAAAACTGAAACTGCCCACCCAGAAGAAGACGAAAAAAAAGACCGGCTACTCCACCGACGCCGATGTGCTGGAGACCCTGGCCGAGCATCACGAACTGCCGGCGGCCCTGTTGCGGCACCGCACCCTGTCCAAGCTCAAATCCACCTATGCCGACGCCCTGTTCGGGTTGATCAACCCGGACACCGGCCGCATTCATACCTCGTTTAACCAGACGGCCACGGCCACCGGACGGCTGAGCAGCACCGAGCCCAACCTGCAGAACATCCCCATCCGCACCGAGGAGGGCCGGCTGATCCGCCGGGCCTTTATCCCGCGGCCCGGCTGGGAGTTCATTTCCGCCGACTATTCCCAGATCGAGCTGCGCATCCTGGCCCATTATTCCCAGGACCCCATTCTGATCGAGGCCTTTGAAAAGGACGAGGACATCCACACCCGCACGGCCAGCGAGGTGTTCCAGGTCTTTCCGGAGATGATCACCGAGGACGTGCGGCGCCAGGCCAAGGCCATCAATTTCGGGATTGTCTATGGTATCAGTGCTTTCGGTTTATCCCGGGATCTGGGCATCAGCCAGAAGATGGCTAAAAATTACATCGACAGTTACCTGGACCGTTACCGCGGGGTCAGGCAGTTCATGGACGGGGCCATTGAAAGCGCCCGGAAAAACAAGCAGACCCGGACCCTGTTCGGCCGGATCCGGCACCTGCCGGACATCGACAATTCAAACTTTGCCGTGCGCGGGTTTGCCGAGCGGGCGGCCATCAACACCCCTATCCAGGGCACGGCCGCGGATATCATCAAGCTGGCCATGATCGCGGTGGAAAAGGAGCTGACCAGAAGAAAACTGGCGGCCGCCATGCTCTTGTCGGTCCATGACGAGCTGGTGCTGGAGAGTCCGCCCGAAGAGATCGACACGGTCATCAGCCTGGTCCGTGATATCATGGAGCATGTCTGCGACCTGGCCGTTCATCTGAAGGTGAATATTGCAACTGGCCGGAACTGGGCTGACGCTCATTAG
- a CDS encoding RtcB family protein, which translates to MELKQIDENRWEIPRTGAMRVPGIIYSSRELVEQLRREEACQQVANVATLPGILSASLAMPDIHWGYGFPIGGVAAFDMAEGIISPGGVGYDINCGVRLAACRLDLPEVTARAEDLADALIAAIPCGVGATGGLNLSYVEERRAMATGAPWAIKRGLGEEGDIDRTEDGGCMAGADPEAVSDRALERGKKQLGTLGSGNHFIEVGVIEEIFDQRAAVRMGLHQDQVTLMFHSGSRGLGHQVCDDYLAVMAKAVRRMPIDLPDRQLACAPIDSDEGRRYFAAMACAANFAWINRQVLLHEAREVFCRVFRKGPAEVGLRQIYDVCHNIAKKEEHLVDGKKRLVCVHRKGATRALPAGHPSLCHEYQDVGQPVLIPGDMGTASYVLVGGQNALTDTFGSTCHGAGRVLSRTAAKKSARGRNLFDEMAQRGVTLRCAGRATVAEEMPEAYKDVDAVVDVVHRAGVSTKVARIRPLIVIKG; encoded by the coding sequence ATGGAACTAAAGCAAATAGATGAAAACCGCTGGGAAATTCCCCGGACCGGGGCCATGCGGGTGCCCGGGATTATTTACAGCAGCAGGGAACTGGTCGAACAGCTTCGCCGGGAAGAAGCCTGCCAGCAGGTGGCCAACGTGGCCACCCTGCCCGGCATCCTGTCGGCCTCCCTGGCCATGCCCGACATTCACTGGGGCTACGGCTTTCCCATCGGCGGGGTGGCGGCCTTTGACATGGCCGAGGGCATCATCTCGCCGGGCGGGGTGGGCTATGACATCAACTGCGGGGTGAGACTGGCCGCCTGCCGCCTGGATCTGCCGGAGGTGACCGCCCGGGCCGAAGACCTGGCCGACGCCCTTATCGCCGCCATTCCCTGCGGCGTGGGCGCCACCGGCGGCCTGAATCTTTCCTATGTCGAGGAACGACGGGCCATGGCAACCGGCGCGCCCTGGGCAATCAAACGGGGGTTGGGCGAGGAGGGGGATATCGACCGCACCGAGGATGGCGGCTGCATGGCCGGGGCCGACCCCGAGGCGGTCAGCGACCGGGCCCTGGAACGGGGGAAAAAGCAGCTCGGCACCCTGGGGTCGGGCAACCATTTTATCGAAGTCGGTGTAATCGAAGAGATATTCGACCAGCGGGCGGCCGTCCGCATGGGCCTGCACCAGGACCAGGTGACGCTGATGTTTCATTCCGGTTCCCGGGGCCTTGGCCACCAGGTCTGCGACGATTATCTGGCGGTCATGGCCAAAGCCGTCCGCCGGATGCCCATCGATCTGCCGGACCGGCAGCTGGCCTGCGCGCCCATCGACTCCGACGAGGGCCGGCGCTATTTCGCGGCCATGGCCTGCGCCGCCAATTTCGCCTGGATCAACCGCCAGGTGCTGCTGCACGAGGCCCGCGAAGTCTTCTGCCGGGTGTTTCGAAAAGGACCGGCCGAGGTCGGGCTCCGCCAGATTTACGACGTCTGCCACAATATCGCCAAGAAAGAGGAGCACCTGGTGGACGGGAAGAAGCGGCTGGTGTGCGTCCACCGCAAAGGCGCCACCCGGGCTTTGCCCGCCGGGCATCCCTCACTGTGCCATGAGTACCAGGACGTGGGCCAGCCGGTGCTGATCCCCGGCGACATGGGCACGGCTTCTTATGTGCTGGTGGGCGGCCAGAACGCCCTGACCGACACTTTCGGTTCCACCTGTCATGGCGCCGGCCGGGTGCTGAGCCGGACAGCTGCCAAAAAATCGGCCCGGGGACGGAATCTGTTCGACGAAATGGCCCAGAGAGGCGTGACCCTGCGCTGCGCCGGCCGAGCCACCGTGGCCGAAGAGATGCCCGAGGCCTACAAGGACGTGGACGCGGTGGTGGACGTGGTCCATCGGGCCGGCGTGTCCACGAAGGTGGCGCGGATACGGCCATTAATCGTCATTAAAGGCTGA
- a CDS encoding ribonucleoside triphosphate reductase, with amino-acid sequence MFESIKKRDGRVCGFDSRKITNAIAKAGEATGEFDIQVARKLTLKVLAMAEQMGLGPIPEVEEIQDIVERVLLDSPFLKSAKAYILYREQHAQIRQIATRASVKLVESYIDNADWKIKENSNMSYSLQGLNNYISSDVTSEYWLNRVYPPKVREAHKSGDIHIHDLSLLSVYCVGWDLQDLLLQGFRGVKGKVESSPPKHFRSALGQIVNFFYTLQGEAAGAQAISNFDTLLAPFVRHDKLDYEEVKQALQEFVFNINIPTRVGFQTPFTNLTMDLKVPGTLRDQPVIIGGKYSEKETYGQFQVEMDLINRAFAEVMMAGDARGRVFTFPIPTYNITKDFDWDNPNLDAIWRMTAKYGIPYFSNFINSDMSPEDARSMCCRLRLDNRELNKRGGGLFGANPLTGSIGVVTINLPRIAYEARTREDFFNRLAELVTLAKDSLVIKRKVLEAFTESNLYPYAKFYLTKIKESSGSYWKNHFSTIGIVGMNEACLNFLGVDIANGAGQAFSLEVMDFLRDTLSGIQKETKDIFNLEATPAEGTAFRLAMLDKQRYPDIICANECGDPSSFPFYTNSTQLPVNYTDDIFEALMLQDKLQTKYTGGTVFHVFLGEQVEDTEGAKALIRKIAENFHLPYFTLTPTFSICPEHGYMSGEQPVCAACGCETEVYSRVVGYLRPVTQWNDGKQAEFVMRKVFDAGVRHDIPVMATASAEDKKTYEQTLSIVQ; translated from the coding sequence TTGTTTGAAAGCATCAAGAAGCGAGACGGCAGGGTGTGCGGGTTTGATTCACGGAAGATTACCAACGCCATCGCCAAAGCCGGTGAAGCAACGGGTGAATTCGACATTCAGGTGGCGAGAAAACTGACGCTCAAGGTACTGGCCATGGCCGAGCAGATGGGGCTGGGCCCGATACCCGAGGTGGAGGAGATTCAGGACATTGTCGAGCGGGTCCTGCTGGACTCTCCTTTTTTAAAGAGCGCCAAGGCCTATATCCTTTACCGGGAACAGCACGCCCAGATCCGGCAGATCGCTACCCGGGCCAGCGTCAAGCTGGTGGAAAGCTATATCGATAACGCTGACTGGAAAATCAAAGAAAACAGCAATATGAGCTACTCGCTCCAGGGGCTGAACAACTACATCTCGTCGGACGTCACCTCGGAATACTGGCTCAACCGGGTCTATCCGCCCAAGGTCCGGGAGGCGCACAAGAGCGGCGATATCCATATCCATGACCTGAGCCTGCTGTCCGTGTATTGCGTGGGCTGGGACCTGCAGGACCTTCTGCTTCAGGGGTTCCGTGGGGTGAAAGGCAAGGTGGAGAGTTCGCCGCCCAAGCATTTCCGGTCGGCCTTGGGGCAGATCGTCAATTTTTTCTACACGCTTCAGGGAGAAGCCGCCGGCGCCCAGGCGATTTCCAACTTTGACACCCTGCTGGCGCCGTTTGTGCGCCATGACAAGCTGGATTATGAGGAGGTCAAGCAGGCCCTTCAGGAGTTCGTCTTCAACATCAATATTCCTACCCGGGTGGGCTTTCAGACGCCGTTTACCAATCTTACCATGGATCTGAAGGTTCCGGGGACGCTCCGCGACCAGCCGGTCATCATCGGCGGCAAATACAGCGAGAAAGAAACCTACGGCCAGTTTCAGGTGGAAATGGATCTCATCAACCGGGCTTTTGCCGAAGTCATGATGGCGGGCGACGCCAGAGGGCGGGTGTTTACCTTCCCGATCCCGACCTATAATATCACCAAGGATTTTGACTGGGACAACCCCAACCTTGACGCCATCTGGCGAATGACGGCCAAGTACGGCATTCCCTATTTCTCCAATTTCATCAATTCCGATATGTCGCCCGAAGACGCCCGCTCCATGTGCTGCCGGCTGCGACTGGACAACCGTGAGCTCAACAAGCGGGGCGGTGGCCTTTTTGGCGCCAACCCCCTGACCGGATCCATCGGCGTGGTGACCATCAACCTTCCCCGGATCGCCTATGAGGCCAGAACCCGGGAGGACTTCTTCAACCGACTGGCGGAACTGGTGACCCTGGCCAAAGACAGCCTGGTGATCAAGCGCAAAGTGCTGGAAGCATTTACCGAAAGTAATTTATACCCCTACGCGAAATTTTATCTGACCAAAATCAAGGAATCCTCCGGATCCTACTGGAAGAACCATTTTTCCACCATTGGCATTGTCGGCATGAACGAGGCCTGCCTCAATTTTCTCGGGGTGGATATCGCCAATGGCGCCGGTCAGGCCTTCTCCCTAGAGGTCATGGACTTTTTGCGGGACACGCTTTCCGGGATCCAGAAGGAAACCAAGGACATCTTCAATCTGGAAGCCACCCCGGCCGAAGGAACCGCCTTTCGGCTGGCCATGCTGGACAAGCAGCGCTATCCGGACATCATCTGCGCCAACGAATGCGGCGATCCCAGCAGCTTTCCTTTCTATACCAATTCCACCCAGCTGCCGGTAAATTACACGGATGATATTTTTGAAGCGCTGATGCTTCAGGACAAGCTTCAGACCAAGTATACCGGCGGTACGGTTTTCCATGTGTTCCTGGGAGAACAGGTGGAGGATACCGAGGGCGCCAAGGCCCTGATCCGGAAAATCGCCGAGAACTTCCATTTGCCTTATTTTACCCTGACGCCGACCTTCAGCATCTGCCCGGAACACGGCTACATGAGCGGCGAACAGCCGGTCTGCGCCGCCTGCGGATGCGAGACCGAGGTATACTCCCGGGTGGTGGGATATCTGCGGCCGGTGACCCAGTGGAACGACGGCAAGCAGGCCGAATTCGTCATGCGCAAGGTCTTTGACGCCGGCGTCCGGCATGACATACCCGTCATGGCGACGGCGTCTGCCGAGGACAAGAAGACCTATGAGCAGACGCTCTCCATCGTGCAGTAA
- a CDS encoding anaerobic ribonucleoside-triphosphate reductase activating protein: MLIGGLQKTTVIDYPGKVSCVLFCAGCNFRCPYCHNPDLISVAGDPFMSLDQFFDFLSLRRGFLDGVVVTGGEPTLDDGILSLCRRIKEKGMAVKLDTNGSRPAMLDKLLDAGVIDYIAMDIKTRPANYTLLAGKNFDCDRIRSSIKIIKHSGLPYEFRTTCARPFVDEAIMEKISDLAAGAPLYVLQRCRTKRMLAPEFFAGREPFADWELDRFREIAAGKVGRCYIR; this comes from the coding sequence ATGCTTATTGGCGGCCTGCAGAAAACCACCGTTATCGATTACCCCGGGAAGGTCAGCTGTGTGCTGTTCTGCGCCGGCTGCAACTTCCGTTGCCCTTATTGTCATAATCCGGACCTGATTTCCGTGGCCGGCGATCCTTTCATGTCCCTGGACCAGTTTTTCGATTTCCTCTCCCTTCGCCGGGGTTTTCTGGACGGGGTGGTCGTCACCGGCGGAGAGCCCACCCTGGATGACGGGATCCTGTCCCTGTGCCGGAGGATCAAGGAGAAGGGGATGGCCGTCAAGCTGGACACCAACGGCAGCCGGCCGGCCATGCTGGACAAATTGCTGGACGCGGGCGTGATCGATTATATCGCCATGGACATCAAGACCCGGCCCGCCAATTACACCCTGCTGGCCGGAAAGAACTTCGACTGCGACCGGATCCGTTCCAGCATCAAGATCATCAAGCATTCCGGTTTGCCCTATGAATTCAGAACCACCTGCGCCCGGCCGTTTGTGGATGAGGCCATTATGGAAAAAATTTCCGATCTCGCGGCCGGCGCGCCGCTGTATGTCCTGCAGCGGTGCCGCACAAAGCGGATGCTTGCCCCGGAGTTTTTCGCGGGCAGGGAGCCGTTCGCGGACTGGGAACTGGATAGGTTCCGGGAAATTGCCGCCGGAAAAGTGGGGCGGTGTTATATTCGGTGA
- the pyrF gene encoding orotidine-5'-phosphate decarboxylase gives MTLQRGDRKKTARDYLIFALDVPDADKARRYIRMLRGRVGLFKVGLELFVRDGRQVIDEIRTSGDADIFLDLKLHDIPATVFRAMKNIADMGVRLTTVHCAGQKDMLRAALDGADGRVGVLGVTVLTSVTAEDVLEAGFADIYARDVSLLVAKRAAMAAECGLDGVVCSPLEAAAVKAAHGQGFMAVTPGVRPSFGAVAGDDQRRVMTPAEAVRNGADYIVIGRPIRDAADPGQAADAVCREIEALLTAGK, from the coding sequence ATGACCTTACAACGAGGAGACCGAAAGAAAACCGCCAGGGATTATCTGATTTTCGCCCTGGATGTGCCTGATGCTGACAAGGCCCGGAGGTATATCCGGATGCTTCGCGGCCGGGTCGGTCTGTTCAAGGTCGGGTTGGAACTGTTTGTCCGGGACGGCCGCCAGGTCATTGACGAGATAAGGACCAGTGGCGATGCCGATATCTTTCTGGATTTGAAACTCCATGACATCCCGGCCACGGTCTTCCGGGCCATGAAAAACATCGCCGACATGGGGGTGAGGCTGACCACGGTGCATTGCGCCGGTCAGAAGGACATGCTCCGGGCGGCGTTGGACGGCGCCGACGGCCGGGTGGGAGTGTTGGGAGTGACCGTGCTGACCAGCGTCACTGCCGAAGACGTCCTGGAGGCGGGCTTCGCCGACATTTACGCGCGGGATGTTTCGCTGCTGGTAGCAAAACGGGCCGCCATGGCGGCCGAATGCGGGCTGGACGGGGTGGTCTGTTCGCCGTTGGAGGCGGCGGCCGTTAAAGCGGCGCACGGTCAAGGATTTATGGCCGTAACGCCGGGCGTCCGTCCCTCCTTCGGAGCGGTGGCCGGTGATGACCAGCGCCGGGTCATGACGCCGGCCGAAGCCGTCAGAAACGGGGCGGATTATATCGTTATCGGCCGACCCATCCGCGACGCCGCTGATCCCGGCCAGGCGGCCGACGCGGTCTGCAGGGAAATCGAAGCGCTCCTCACGGCCGGCAAGTGA